From Microbacterium sp. YJN-G, a single genomic window includes:
- a CDS encoding tripartite tricarboxylate transporter permease yields the protein MDSWTLLMEGLATAMQPQYLVFAFLGVLIGTAVGVLPGIGPAMTVALLLPLTYTLDPTAALITFAGIYYGGMYGGSTTSILLNTPGESASIVTAIEGNRMARLGRGAAALATAAIGSFVAGTLATVGLTLLAPVLASFAVGLGPADYFALIMIAFITVGALIGSSVPRGMLSLGVGLFLGLVGTDLLSGQQRYTLGLLPLSDGVDIVLVAVGLFAVGETLYISAKLRHGSIDVIPVTRGWRSWMTREDWKRSWRPWLRGTAIGFPIGTIPAGGADVATFLSYATERRLSKHKAEFGRGAIEGVAGPESANNAAAAGVLVPLLTLGLPTTATAAIILVAFQAYGLQPGPLLFESQPQLVWALVASLYLGNVILIVLNLPLVGMWVKLLQIPRPYLYAGILLFAAFGAYALNFSTVDILILVIIGALGYFMRRYGYPVAPLVVGMILGPMGEEYLRKALQLSQGDLSTLVMQPFAAAAYGVLALLVLGGLWLRRRQRRYEQQLTETIAVPIKADQEV from the coding sequence ATGGACAGCTGGACCCTGCTGATGGAGGGGCTCGCCACGGCGATGCAGCCCCAGTACCTCGTCTTCGCATTCCTCGGCGTGCTGATCGGCACCGCCGTGGGCGTGCTGCCGGGCATCGGCCCCGCGATGACGGTCGCCCTGCTGCTGCCTCTGACATACACGCTCGACCCGACCGCGGCGCTCATCACCTTCGCGGGCATCTACTACGGCGGCATGTACGGCGGGTCGACGACCAGCATCCTGCTGAACACCCCAGGGGAGTCGGCGTCGATCGTCACGGCCATCGAGGGGAACCGGATGGCGCGGCTCGGTCGCGGTGCCGCGGCGCTCGCGACAGCCGCGATCGGCTCGTTCGTAGCCGGCACACTCGCCACCGTCGGGCTCACGCTGCTCGCCCCGGTGCTCGCGTCGTTCGCGGTCGGGCTGGGGCCGGCGGACTACTTCGCCCTGATCATGATCGCGTTCATCACCGTCGGCGCCCTGATCGGCAGCTCGGTGCCGCGCGGGATGCTGTCGCTGGGCGTGGGCCTGTTCCTCGGCCTCGTCGGCACCGACCTGCTGTCGGGCCAGCAGCGCTACACACTGGGCCTGCTGCCCCTCTCGGACGGCGTTGACATCGTGCTGGTGGCGGTCGGGCTCTTCGCCGTCGGCGAGACCCTGTACATCTCGGCGAAGCTGCGGCACGGCTCGATCGACGTCATCCCCGTCACCCGCGGATGGCGCAGCTGGATGACGCGGGAGGACTGGAAGCGGTCGTGGCGGCCCTGGCTGCGCGGCACGGCGATCGGCTTCCCGATCGGCACCATCCCCGCCGGGGGAGCGGATGTCGCCACCTTCCTCTCCTATGCGACCGAGCGCCGGCTCTCCAAGCACAAGGCCGAGTTCGGGAGAGGGGCGATCGAGGGCGTGGCCGGGCCCGAGTCCGCCAACAACGCCGCGGCCGCGGGCGTGCTCGTCCCGCTGCTGACGCTCGGGCTGCCGACCACGGCGACGGCGGCGATCATCCTCGTCGCGTTCCAGGCGTACGGCCTGCAGCCAGGGCCGCTGCTGTTCGAGTCACAGCCGCAGCTGGTCTGGGCGCTGGTGGCGAGCCTGTACCTCGGCAACGTGATCCTCATCGTGCTGAACCTGCCGCTGGTGGGGATGTGGGTGAAGCTGCTGCAGATCCCGCGACCGTACCTGTACGCCGGCATCCTGCTGTTCGCGGCCTTCGGGGCGTACGCGCTGAATTTCTCGACGGTCGACATCCTCATCCTGGTGATCATCGGGGCGCTCGGCTACTTCATGCGGCGGTACGGGTACCCGGTCGCGCCGCTGGTGGTCGGGATGATCCTCGGCCCCATGGGGGAGGAGTACCTGCGCAAGGCGCTGCAGCTGAGCCAGGGCGACCTGTCGACCCTGGTCATGCAGCCCTTCGCCGCCGCGGCGTACGGCGTACTCGCCCTGCTGGTGCTCGGTGGACTGTGGCTGCGCCGGCGTCAGCGGCGCTACGAACAGCAGCTCACCGAGACGATCGCCGTGCCGATCAAGGCCGATCAGGAGGTGTGA
- a CDS encoding tripartite tricarboxylate transporter TctB family protein gives MRAPVTGANGRTEVNTRSARRVPVGELVFALLMLALGVFALAGVFGIRVPVGATVGPTVFPIFVSIVLLGSAVAVLIGVLRGERAEVEDAEDIDPAARTDWFTLAKITGALIAHLLLIDVVGWMPAAAVLFGIIAWTLGARRWWLGFVVGIVIGLIVQVVFGGLLGLSLPWGPALGWLGGMF, from the coding sequence ATGCGCGCCCCGGTCACCGGGGCGAACGGGCGGACCGAGGTGAACACCCGGTCCGCCCGGCGGGTTCCCGTCGGAGAGCTCGTCTTCGCCCTGCTCATGCTCGCCCTCGGCGTCTTCGCGCTCGCCGGCGTCTTCGGCATCCGCGTACCCGTCGGTGCGACCGTCGGGCCGACGGTCTTCCCGATCTTCGTCTCCATCGTCCTGCTCGGCTCGGCCGTCGCCGTCCTCATCGGCGTGCTGCGCGGAGAGCGCGCCGAGGTCGAGGATGCCGAGGACATCGACCCGGCCGCCCGCACCGACTGGTTCACCCTGGCGAAGATCACCGGTGCCCTCATCGCCCACCTGCTGCTGATCGACGTCGTCGGCTGGATGCCGGCAGCGGCTGTGCTGTTCGGCATCATCGCCTGGACGCTCGGGGCCCGCCGCTGGTGGCTCGGTTTCGTGGTCGGCATCGTCATCGGCCTGATCGTGCAGGTCGTCTTCGGCGGGCTGCTCGGACTCTCGCTGCCCTGGGGTCCGGCGCTCGGCTGGCTGGGAGGGATGTTCTGA
- a CDS encoding Bug family tripartite tricarboxylate transporter substrate binding protein: MKRTRSALIAIAAAAALAVTGCSSQTAGTPAAGDAAEKASFTDVSIIVPADPGGGWDQTGRAIAKVLTDDGIVTTAPVTNVGGAGGTIGLAQLRNEKDPATLMVNGLVMVGAIETNASQVRLEDTTPIARLTDEALVVVVPADSEYDTLEALVEDIVDKGQEITVTGGSAGGADHILAGLLLEAAGLEGAEITEKLNYTPNAGGGEAVSLIIGGKVDAGISGIGEFQQHIEKGTMRALAVSGAEPAAQLPDVPTITDAGYDVVLTNWRGVIAPGGISDAERAELERIVAEMHDSDAWQSELETKGWADAFLTGDELDAFIEQNISDVTGTLENIGLI, encoded by the coding sequence ATGAAGAGAACACGCAGTGCACTGATCGCGATCGCGGCCGCCGCAGCCCTCGCCGTCACCGGATGCTCGTCGCAGACTGCAGGCACCCCCGCCGCCGGAGACGCGGCGGAGAAGGCCAGCTTCACGGACGTCTCGATCATCGTCCCCGCAGACCCCGGCGGCGGCTGGGATCAGACCGGCCGCGCGATCGCCAAGGTGCTCACGGATGACGGCATCGTCACGACCGCGCCGGTGACCAACGTCGGCGGCGCAGGCGGGACCATCGGTCTCGCCCAGCTGCGCAACGAGAAGGACCCGGCGACGCTCATGGTCAACGGGCTGGTCATGGTCGGTGCGATCGAGACGAACGCCTCGCAGGTGCGCCTGGAGGACACCACCCCGATCGCACGGCTGACCGACGAGGCGCTCGTCGTGGTCGTGCCCGCCGATTCGGAGTACGACACGCTGGAGGCGCTCGTCGAGGACATCGTCGACAAGGGCCAGGAGATCACGGTCACCGGCGGCTCCGCCGGCGGCGCCGATCACATCCTCGCCGGCCTGCTGCTCGAGGCGGCGGGCCTGGAGGGCGCCGAGATCACCGAGAAGCTGAACTACACGCCCAACGCCGGCGGTGGCGAGGCGGTGTCGCTGATCATCGGCGGCAAGGTCGACGCGGGCATCTCGGGCATCGGCGAGTTCCAGCAGCACATCGAGAAGGGCACCATGCGCGCCCTCGCCGTCTCGGGAGCGGAACCGGCCGCCCAGCTGCCGGACGTGCCGACCATCACCGATGCGGGCTACGACGTCGTGCTGACCAACTGGCGCGGCGTGATCGCCCCAGGTGGCATCTCGGATGCCGAGCGCGCCGAGCTCGAGCGGATCGTCGCCGAGATGCACGACTCGGACGCCTGGCAGAGCGAGCTCGAGACCAAGGGCTGGGCCGACGCGTTCCTCACCGGCGACGAGCTGGATGCCTTCATCGAGCAGAACATCTCCGACGTGACCGGCACGCTCGAGAACATCGGGCTGATCTGA
- a CDS encoding PAS domain-containing protein produces MMKRASTMTQGGGMPRDGRMPLRVQLILLQALIVALVTLIAGATAGVIQERTVRNAYEDRMLAVAQSIATMPIILNAFDDADPATTIQPLAEAIREASDLTYVVIADADGIRFSHPNPARIGQRVSTDPSVPLSGEIYMGTQTGTLGTTWRVKVPIFQDDEVIGTASVGILESEGVGEFAGNLAWIIGAMLAAVVFGVFGAAWVTAVIRRRIHLLEPHEITALVRNQETTLHGLSEGVITVGADGIITLVNDAAARLLGADALQLTGARAADVLDAELLTVLRDGEDAGRPVISGDHVLVARSTGARLDGETVEATLLLRDHTELHDVVRRVEAADAIIAFRQRAGLPKGLSPETLERVATALAEHPDASATEIGEVLSISRVSARRYLEHLASTGRAIRSLDYSTKGRPGTRYRTNDPVSAGH; encoded by the coding sequence ATGATGAAGCGCGCGTCGACGATGACGCAGGGCGGCGGGATGCCGCGGGATGGCCGGATGCCGCTGCGGGTGCAGCTGATCCTGCTGCAGGCGCTGATCGTCGCGCTCGTCACCCTGATCGCCGGCGCGACGGCCGGCGTCATCCAGGAGCGCACCGTGCGCAACGCCTACGAGGACCGGATGCTGGCGGTCGCCCAGTCGATCGCGACGATGCCGATCATCCTGAACGCGTTCGACGACGCCGATCCGGCGACGACGATCCAGCCCCTCGCGGAGGCCATCCGCGAAGCATCCGACCTGACGTACGTCGTGATCGCGGATGCCGACGGCATCCGCTTCTCGCATCCGAACCCCGCTCGCATCGGGCAGCGCGTGTCGACCGACCCGTCGGTGCCCCTCTCGGGCGAGATCTACATGGGCACGCAGACCGGCACGCTCGGCACCACGTGGCGGGTGAAGGTCCCGATCTTCCAGGACGACGAGGTGATCGGCACGGCATCCGTCGGCATCCTCGAGTCGGAGGGCGTCGGCGAATTCGCCGGCAACCTGGCCTGGATCATCGGCGCCATGCTCGCCGCCGTGGTCTTCGGCGTGTTCGGAGCCGCGTGGGTGACGGCGGTGATCCGCCGCCGCATCCACCTGCTCGAGCCGCACGAGATCACCGCGCTGGTGCGCAATCAGGAGACCACCCTGCACGGGCTCAGCGAGGGTGTGATCACCGTCGGCGCCGACGGCATCATCACGCTGGTCAACGACGCCGCCGCGCGGCTGCTGGGAGCGGATGCTCTGCAGCTGACCGGTGCTCGGGCCGCCGACGTGCTGGATGCCGAGCTGCTCACGGTGCTGCGCGACGGGGAGGATGCCGGACGCCCGGTGATCTCCGGCGACCACGTGCTGGTGGCGCGCAGTACCGGGGCACGGCTGGACGGTGAGACGGTGGAGGCGACGCTGCTGCTGCGCGACCACACCGAGCTGCACGACGTGGTGCGCCGCGTCGAGGCGGCCGACGCGATCATCGCGTTCCGCCAGCGTGCGGGCCTGCCGAAGGGGCTCAGCCCCGAGACGCTGGAGCGGGTGGCGACGGCGCTCGCGGAGCATCCCGACGCCTCGGCCACCGAGATCGGCGAGGTGCTCTCGATCTCACGCGTGAGCGCGCGGCGCTACCTCGAGCACCTTGCCAGCACCGGTCGGGCGATCCGCTCACTGGACTACAGCACGAAGGGGCGCCCCGGCACGCGCTACCGCACGAACGATCCGGTGAGTGCAGGGCACTGA
- the rplQ gene encoding 50S ribosomal protein L17 codes for MPKPTKGPRLGGGPAHERLLLANLAAALFVHKSIKTTETKAKRLRPLAERLITLGKRGDLHARRRALTVLRSNKDAAHILFNEIAPLVAEREGGYTRITKVGNRKGDNAPMAVIELVLEPVTPKKKAAAKPAAKAEKPAKAEKAEEAPVEETAAPAALVDGEFGEDSAAPLEDGSAPEGFDIKGNKDSMKFHRPDGQWYEQTVAEVWFRTAEAAEAAGFTEAGK; via the coding sequence ATGCCCAAGCCCACCAAGGGTCCCCGCCTCGGAGGCGGCCCCGCACACGAGCGCCTTCTTCTCGCGAACCTCGCCGCCGCGCTCTTCGTTCACAAGTCGATCAAGACGACCGAGACCAAGGCGAAGCGCCTTCGTCCGCTGGCTGAGCGCCTCATCACGCTCGGCAAGCGCGGCGACCTGCACGCCCGCCGTCGCGCGCTGACCGTGCTGCGTTCCAACAAGGACGCCGCGCACATCCTCTTCAACGAGATCGCGCCGCTCGTCGCCGAGCGTGAGGGTGGCTACACCCGCATCACGAAGGTCGGCAACCGCAAGGGCGACAACGCCCCCATGGCCGTGATCGAGCTCGTCCTCGAGCCCGTCACGCCCAAGAAGAAGGCGGCCGCCAAGCCCGCCGCCAAGGCTGAGAAGCCCGCCAAGGCCGAGAAGGCCGAGGAGGCTCCCGTCGAGGAGACCGCCGCTCCCGCAGCGCTCGTCGACGGCGAGTTCGGCGAGGACTCGGCCGCTCCTCTCGAGGACGGCTCGGCTCCCGAGGGCTTCGACATCAAGGGCAACAAGGACTCGATGAAGTTCCACCGCCCGGATGGCCAGTGGTACGAGCAGACCGTCGCCGAGGTGTGGTTCCGCACCGCGGAGGCTGCCGAGGCCGCAGGCTTCACCGAGGCCGGCAAGTAA
- a CDS encoding DNA-directed RNA polymerase subunit alpha: MLIAQRPTLTEEKISENRSRFVIEPLEPGFGYTIGNALRRSLLSSIPGASVTTIRIDGVLHEFSTIPGVKEDVTEIILNIKQLVVSSERDEPITAYLRKTGAGEVTAADISAPAGVEVHNPDLVIATLNDTARFELELTIERGRGYVSAAQNRNEYAEAGQIPVDSIYSPVLKVSYRVDATRAGERTDFDKLVLDVETKSAISPRDAVASAAKTLTELFGLARELNVEAEGIEIGPAPVEAVLSSELSMPIEDLDLSVRSYNCLKREGINTVSELVALSETQLMNIRNFGQKSVDEVRDKLVSLGLSLKDSVPGFDGAHFYSGNEDESF; this comes from the coding sequence GTGCTCATCGCACAGCGTCCCACTCTCACCGAGGAAAAGATCTCCGAGAACCGCAGCCGGTTCGTGATCGAGCCGCTCGAGCCCGGATTCGGCTACACGATCGGCAACGCGCTGCGCCGCAGCCTGCTCTCGTCGATCCCCGGCGCTTCGGTCACCACCATTCGCATCGACGGCGTGCTGCACGAGTTCAGCACGATCCCCGGTGTGAAGGAGGACGTCACCGAGATCATCCTCAACATCAAGCAGCTGGTCGTCTCCAGCGAGCGCGACGAGCCCATCACCGCGTACCTGCGCAAGACGGGCGCCGGCGAGGTCACCGCAGCCGACATCTCCGCTCCGGCGGGTGTCGAGGTGCACAACCCCGACCTGGTCATCGCCACGCTCAACGACACGGCTCGCTTCGAGCTCGAGCTCACCATCGAGCGCGGCCGCGGCTACGTGTCGGCGGCGCAGAACCGCAACGAGTACGCCGAGGCCGGCCAGATCCCGGTCGACTCGATCTACTCGCCGGTGCTCAAGGTCAGCTACCGCGTCGACGCCACCCGTGCCGGTGAGCGCACCGACTTCGACAAGCTCGTCCTCGACGTCGAGACGAAGTCGGCGATCAGCCCGCGCGACGCCGTCGCATCCGCAGCCAAGACCCTCACCGAGCTGTTCGGCCTCGCCCGCGAGCTGAACGTCGAGGCCGAGGGCATCGAGATCGGCCCCGCGCCGGTCGAGGCTGTGCTCTCCAGCGAGCTCTCCATGCCGATCGAGGACCTCGATCTGTCGGTGCGCTCGTACAACTGCCTCAAGCGCGAGGGCATCAACACCGTTTCGGAGCTGGTCGCCCTTTCCGAGACGCAGCTGATGAACATCCGCAATTTCGGACAGAAGTCGGTCGACGAGGTGCGCGACAAGCTCGTCTCGCTCGGTCTGTCGCTGAAGGATTCGGTGCCCGGTTTCGACGGCGCCCACTTCTACAGCGGCAACGAAGACGAGTCCTTCTGA
- the rpsK gene encoding 30S ribosomal protein S11, with translation MAAPKAAARKPRRKEKKNIALGQAHIKSTFNNTIVSITDPSGAVISWASSGGVGFKGSRKSTPYAAGMAAESAARQAAEHGVKKVDVFVKGPGSGRETAIRSLQAAGLEVGSIQDVTPQAHNGCRPPKRRRV, from the coding sequence ATGGCTGCACCCAAGGCCGCCGCGCGCAAGCCGCGCCGCAAGGAGAAGAAGAACATCGCGCTGGGCCAGGCCCACATCAAGTCGACGTTCAACAACACCATCGTCTCGATCACCGACCCGTCCGGCGCTGTCATCAGCTGGGCCTCGTCCGGTGGCGTGGGCTTCAAGGGCTCGCGCAAGTCGACGCCGTACGCCGCAGGCATGGCAGCGGAGTCCGCTGCCCGCCAGGCCGCTGAGCACGGCGTCAAGAAGGTCGACGTCTTCGTGAAGGGTCCGGGTTCGGGCCGCGAGACCGCGATCCGCTCGCTGCAGGCCGCCGGCCTCGAGGTGGGGTCCATCCAGGACGTCACCCCGCAGGCGCACAACGGCTGCCGTCCGCCGAAGCGTCGTCGCGTCTGA
- the rpsM gene encoding 30S ribosomal protein S13 encodes MARLAGVDIPRDKRVVIALTYIYGIGRTRSVEILKATEIDESIRVKDLTDDQLVALRDHIEGNYKVEGDLRREVAADIRRKVEIGSYEGLRHRRGLPVRGQRTKTNARTRKGPKRTVAGKKKAR; translated from the coding sequence ATGGCACGTCTTGCCGGCGTTGACATCCCGCGTGACAAGCGCGTGGTGATCGCCCTCACCTACATCTACGGCATCGGCCGTACCCGCTCCGTCGAGATCCTCAAGGCGACCGAGATCGACGAGTCGATCCGCGTCAAGGACCTCACCGACGACCAGCTCGTGGCCCTCCGTGACCACATCGAAGGCAACTACAAGGTGGAGGGTGACCTGCGCCGCGAGGTCGCCGCAGACATCCGCCGCAAGGTCGAGATCGGCTCCTACGAGGGCCTCCGCCACCGTCGTGGCCTTCCGGTCCGCGGTCAGCGCACCAAGACCAACGCCCGTACCCGCAAGGGCCCGAAGCGCACCGTCGCCGGCAAGAAGAAGGCCCGCTAA
- the rpmJ gene encoding 50S ribosomal protein L36 yields the protein MKVNPSVKPICDHCRVIRRHGRVMVICKSNPRHKQRQG from the coding sequence ATGAAGGTCAACCCCAGCGTCAAGCCCATCTGCGACCACTGCCGCGTGATCCGTCGTCACGGTCGTGTCATGGTGATCTGCAAGAGCAACCCGCGCCACAAGCAGCGCCAGGGCTGA
- the infA gene encoding translation initiation factor IF-1 — protein MAKKDGVIEIEGVVSEALPNAMFRVELSNGHKVLATISGKMRQNYIRIIPEDRVVVELSPYDLTRGRIVYRYR, from the coding sequence ATGGCTAAGAAAGACGGTGTCATCGAGATCGAGGGCGTCGTGTCCGAGGCGCTGCCCAACGCGATGTTCCGCGTTGAGCTCTCCAACGGACACAAGGTTCTGGCAACGATCTCCGGAAAGATGCGGCAGAACTACATCCGCATCATCCCCGAGGACCGCGTGGTCGTGGAGCTCAGCCCCTACGACCTGACCCGCGGCCGCATCGTCTACCGCTACCGCTGA
- a CDS encoding DsbA family protein has product MAQAQSKPNWFAIGISIAVVVALVALGGVVVWMNNQANDAGPAPKGAIINAETGAISFGEGDKVVDTYIDLMCPACNAFEQTFADQLTELAADDKITLNVHPISILDRFSQGTNYSSRAAAAVYCVAESDADKTLEYIATLYENQPAENTPGLTDEQLVAYAEEVGAAGAESCIADGTYLKYPAAQANAHDIQGTPTIELDGEVVEGQTLQEMFTKVDEYLKAIA; this is encoded by the coding sequence ATGGCCCAGGCCCAGAGCAAGCCCAACTGGTTCGCCATCGGAATCTCCATCGCCGTCGTCGTGGCGCTGGTCGCCCTCGGGGGAGTCGTGGTGTGGATGAACAACCAGGCCAACGACGCGGGCCCCGCGCCCAAGGGAGCCATCATCAACGCCGAGACCGGTGCGATCTCGTTCGGCGAGGGCGACAAGGTCGTCGACACCTACATCGACCTGATGTGCCCGGCCTGCAACGCCTTCGAGCAGACCTTCGCCGACCAGCTGACCGAGCTCGCAGCCGATGACAAGATCACCCTGAACGTGCACCCGATCTCGATCCTCGACCGCTTCTCGCAGGGCACGAACTACTCCTCGCGCGCCGCCGCGGCCGTCTACTGCGTCGCCGAGTCCGACGCCGACAAGACGCTCGAGTACATCGCTACCCTGTACGAGAACCAGCCCGCCGAGAACACCCCCGGCCTGACCGACGAGCAGCTGGTCGCCTACGCCGAGGAGGTCGGCGCGGCCGGCGCCGAGAGCTGCATCGCCGACGGCACCTACCTGAAGTACCCGGCGGCCCAGGCGAACGCCCACGACATCCAGGGCACGCCCACCATCGAGCTGGACGGCGAGGTCGTCGAGGGTCAGACGCTGCAGGAGATGTTCACCAAGGTCGACGAGTACCTGAAGGCCATCGCCTGA
- the map gene encoding type I methionyl aminopeptidase → MFRRSIYKTPAQLRSMIEPGLITAAALDAVRPLVRAGVTTGELDAVAERAIVARGAESNFQLVRGYRHTTCISVNEQVVHGIPGDRVLEPGDIISIDCGAQYQGWNGDSAVTFVAPDPARTELVARREELSRVTEGSMWAGIAAMATARHIGDIGAAIQEYIEAQGPSEVSGETYGILREYVGHGIGRKMHEAPSVFNYRTPDAGAEVRPGLVLAIEPMVTAGGEATFVEDDDWTVSTVDGTDGSHWEHSVARHADGIWVLTAPDGGAAALAAFGVTPTPLA, encoded by the coding sequence ATGTTCCGCAGGTCGATCTACAAGACCCCCGCGCAGCTTCGATCGATGATCGAGCCGGGGCTCATCACGGCCGCGGCGCTGGATGCCGTACGTCCCCTGGTGCGCGCAGGCGTCACCACGGGCGAGCTGGATGCCGTCGCCGAGCGAGCCATCGTCGCGCGCGGAGCGGAGTCGAACTTCCAGCTCGTGCGCGGCTACCGGCACACCACCTGCATCTCGGTGAACGAGCAGGTCGTGCACGGCATCCCCGGCGACCGCGTGCTCGAGCCGGGCGACATCATCTCGATCGACTGCGGCGCCCAGTATCAGGGCTGGAACGGCGACAGTGCCGTGACCTTCGTCGCCCCCGACCCGGCGCGTACCGAGCTGGTCGCGCGCCGTGAGGAGCTGTCGCGGGTCACCGAGGGTTCGATGTGGGCCGGCATCGCCGCGATGGCGACCGCGAGGCACATCGGCGACATCGGTGCGGCGATCCAGGAGTACATCGAGGCGCAGGGGCCGTCCGAGGTCTCGGGCGAGACCTACGGCATCCTGCGCGAGTACGTCGGGCACGGCATCGGACGCAAGATGCACGAGGCGCCGAGCGTCTTCAACTACCGCACCCCGGATGCCGGCGCCGAGGTGCGCCCCGGCCTCGTGCTGGCCATCGAGCCGATGGTCACAGCCGGGGGAGAGGCGACCTTCGTCGAGGACGATGACTGGACCGTCTCGACCGTCGACGGTACCGACGGCTCGCATTGGGAGCACAGCGTGGCACGCCACGCCGACGGCATCTGGGTGCTGACCGCCCCCGACGGCGGCGCAGCCGCCCTCGCCGCCTTCGGCGTCACCCCCACCCCTCTCGCCTGA
- a CDS encoding adenylate kinase, with amino-acid sequence MTSTARLLIVGPQGSGKGTQGVRVAEALGIPVVSTGDIFRANIKEGTDLGKKVTAILDAGDLVPDELTSEIVRDRLSQDDAASGFLLDGYPRNTVQVGHLDAFLADSDAALDAVILLDVPREESLERLRLRATEQGRSDDTDEAIAHRLDIYENETAPIISVYEQRGIVDRIDGVGSLDDITARISTALAARGIGQLV; translated from the coding sequence ATGACCTCTACCGCACGACTGCTGATCGTCGGCCCGCAGGGCTCGGGCAAGGGCACCCAGGGTGTGCGCGTGGCCGAGGCCCTCGGCATCCCCGTGGTCTCCACCGGTGACATCTTCCGCGCGAACATCAAGGAGGGCACCGACCTCGGCAAGAAAGTCACCGCGATCCTCGACGCCGGCGACCTCGTCCCCGACGAGCTCACCAGCGAGATCGTGCGCGACCGGCTGTCGCAGGATGATGCGGCGAGCGGCTTCCTGCTCGACGGCTACCCGCGCAACACCGTGCAGGTCGGTCACCTCGACGCATTCCTGGCCGACTCGGATGCCGCGCTCGACGCCGTGATCCTGCTCGACGTGCCGCGCGAGGAGAGCCTGGAGCGGCTGCGCCTGCGCGCGACCGAGCAGGGCCGGTCGGATGACACGGACGAGGCGATCGCGCACCGTCTGGACATCTACGAGAACGAGACGGCGCCGATCATCTCGGTGTACGAGCAGCGCGGCATCGTCGACCGCATTGACGGCGTCGGCTCGCTCGACGACATCACCGCCCGCATCTCGACCGCGCTCGCGGCTCGGGGCATCGGCCAGCTCGTCTGA